From a single Nicotiana tabacum cultivar K326 chromosome 8, ASM71507v2, whole genome shotgun sequence genomic region:
- the LOC142162578 gene encoding uncharacterized protein LOC142162578 — MPRGGGRRAAAAPRRPAGVGRRGRGRRGGPQQGGFEAPADDVAADMGGGMHETDMPSYSLGIYDTPGTSQVTPSGQFLIMGSDFQGVELGRYFPGPSTTDESRPIRDFDSGHRLSYGSSSHAQASCDAATDDYIQDPDTIMPSTGPDSTTDTCHPVPHPAIRRRLDDDDPDSVPGRQGMRLRPTATLRHTGCGTH, encoded by the exons ATGCCACGGGGTGGTGGCCGACGAGCTGCTGCTGCTCCACGACGACCTGCTGGTGTTGGACGACGCggtcgtgggcggagaggaggtccccagcaagggggctttgaggctcctgctgatgatgttgctgctgatatgggaggtggcatgcatgagaccGACATGCCGTCTTACAGCCTTGGCATTTATGACACTCCAGGGACgtcgcaggtgaccccatcgggtcaattCTTGATCATGGGCTCGGATTTTCAAGGAGTGGAGTTGGGTAGATATTTCCCTGGCCCGTCTACCACTGATGAGTCTCGACCGATCCGAGATTTTGATAGTGGgcaccgactgagttatggcagctcatcacatgcgcag gcttcatgcgatgctgcgacagatgactacattcaggatccagacacgattatg ccttctactggacctgacagcaccaccgatacatgtcatcctgTGCCGCATCCGGCcataaggagacgacttgatgatgatgatcctgatagcgtacccgggcggcaggggatgcgcctcaggccaacggctactttgagacacaccggatgcgggacacattga